The proteins below are encoded in one region of Gopherus flavomarginatus isolate rGopFla2 chromosome 12, rGopFla2.mat.asm, whole genome shotgun sequence:
- the LOC127032748 gene encoding LOW QUALITY PROTEIN: antigen-presenting glycoprotein CD1d-like (The sequence of the model RefSeq protein was modified relative to this genomic sequence to represent the inferred CDS: deleted 1 base in 1 codon): MLLALLLLPWAWGALAASPPVPTASVTLRVLLTSQFHNASSTDTVGMALLGDLETHSLACGTCEIRFLQPWAQQGLTPKQWQDLELLIHHYLFNFNRTVKRIAQQQRMGYPFVTQGSIGCELHPNSTSRGFYDAGLNGEDFISFDADAGKWVAQQADKLALYVRDLLNQDKGTASTLQFLLRTTCVNELNTFAQYGRESLERQEKPVAVVFARAPPPAGTPAPVLLVCRVTGFYPRPVHVAWLQDGEEVAPGGRLNSSGILPNADQTYQLHSSLAVEPGAGHSYACRVQHSSLGGQSLLIPWEQSRPWSPGWVVGITLGVLFAAAVPCLRPWCCGGADAGATRTLDQGSPVPEGAAPARAWESAPLLGTWTCALL, from the exons ATGCTGCTCGCTCTGCTGCTCCTCCCCTGGGCATGGGGGGCCCTGGCCG cctcccctcctgtCCCCACAGCATCTGTCACCCTCCGGGTGCTCCTCACCTCCCAGTTCCACAACGCCAGCTCCACAGACACGGTGGGGATGGCCCTGCTGGGCGACCTGGAGACCCACTCCCTGGCCTGCGGCACCTGCGAGatccgcttcctgcagccctgggcccagcagggCCTGACCCCGAAGCAGTGGCAGGACCTGGAGCTGCTGATCCATCACTACCTATTCAACTTCAACCGGACTGTGAAGAGAATAGCCCAGCAGCAGCGAATGGGCT ACCCCTTTGTTACCCAGGGCTCCATTGGCTGCGAGCTGCACCCCAACAGCACCTCGAGGGGATTCTATGATGCTGGACTGAACGGCGAGGACTTCATCAGCTTCGACGCAGATGCAGGGAAATGGGTCGCTCAGCAGGCAGACAAGCTGGCGCTCTACGTCCGGGATCTTCTGAACCAGGATAAGGGCACAGCCAGCACGCTTCAGTTTCTCCTGAGAACAACGTGTGTCAATGAGCTCAATACCTTTGCCCAGTATGGGAGAGAGTCTCTGGAGAGGCAAG AGAAGCCGGTCGCCGTGGTGTTTGCCCGAGCGCCTCCCCCAGCCGGGACCCCCGCGCCGGTACTGCTGGTTTGCCGGGTCACCGGTTTCTACCCCCGGCCCGTCCACGTGGCCTGGCTGCaggatggggaggaggtggcACCGGGCGGGCGGCTGAACTCCAGTGGGATCCTGCCCAATGCGGACCAGACTTAccagctgcacagctccctggccgTGGAGCCGGGCGCCGGGCACAGCTACGCCTGCCGggtgcagcacagcagcctggGGGGCCAGAGCCTGCTGATCCCCTGGG AGCAGAGCAGGCCCTGGAGCCCCGGCTGGGTCGTGGGCATCACCCTGGGGGTTCTGTTCGCAGCCGCCGTG CCGTGCCTGCGGCCGTGGTGCTGTGGCGGAGCAGATGCAG GGGCTACCAGGACGTTAGACCAGGGGAGCCCAGTGCCTGAGGGGGCAGCACCGGCCCGGGCGTGGGAGTCGGCCCCTCTCCTGGGGACTTGGACCTGTGCCCTGCTGTAA